In the Malania oleifera isolate guangnan ecotype guangnan chromosome 1, ASM2987363v1, whole genome shotgun sequence genome, one interval contains:
- the LOC131167079 gene encoding probable folate-biopterin transporter 4 — MLQWLKQLQAAFGASFLWLICLVYFTQGFRSFVWTAVSYQLKDRLKLSPSASQFVFSVAFFPWSIKPLYGILSDCVPIKGRKRIPYLVIATLLSLLPWLILGSSTYLRSSRGHLTMFLTAQNLGSAMADVVVDAMIAEAVRFEWAAFAGDLQSMSWLAMALGGIFGSLFGGYALATLQIDKIFLLFSLLPATQLLSCGLVQENFVGSKVLSEPSKSGGPLLLNGNGSFSDEDVFLIGKNKTSASKRKKSQKKSKKGAATKSKSQNVRKEGSLALRSFNSLKLAIYSLCRAFKQPIILRPMAWFFLAHVSIPNLSTPMFYYQTESLKLEASFLGTARVVGWVGLMLGTFTYNRYLKNMKLRRILTCAHIGLFILSFLDIVLVSRLNLAYGISDKIMVLCGTALTDAVNQLKFMPFLILSGQLCPPGIEGTLFALFMSINNFGSTVGSFVGAGLASVLNISSGSFDNLLLGVTIQTLCTLIPIAFLFLIPKEATGISA, encoded by the exons GGTTTCAGATCTTTTGTGTGGACAGCAGTTTCCTATCAGCTGAAAGATAGACTTAAATTGTCACCCTCAGCCTCCCAATTTGTGTTTTCAGTAGCATTTTTCCCTTGGAGCATAAAACCACTTTATGG AATTTTATCTGATTGTGTTCCAATTAAAGGGAGAAAAAGGATTCCATACTTGGTGATTGCAACCCTGCTCTCTCTCTTGCCATGGCTCATTTTAGGCTCCAGCACATACCTGAGGAGTTCCAGAGGGCACCTCACAATGTTTTTGACTGCTCAAAACCTTGGCTCAGCAATGGCAGATGTTGTTGTAGATGCAATGATTGCGGAGGCAGTAAGATTTGAATG GGCTGCATTTGCTGGAGACCTTCAGTCAATGTCTTGGTTAGCGATGGCATTAGGAGGAATCTTTGGAAGCTTGTTTGGAGGATATGCATTGGCTACATTACAGATagataaaatttttcttttgttctcCTTACTTCCTGCCACACAACTATTATCATGCGGTTTGGTCCAGGAGAATTTTGTTGGCTCTAAAGTTTTGTCTGAACCATCTAAATCCGGGGGCCCCCTATTGTTAAATGGAAATGGTAGTTTTTCTGATGAAGATGTATTCTTAATTGGGAAGAACAAAACCAGTGCTTCAAAGAGGAAGAAGAGTCAAAAGAAGAGCAAAAAAGGTGCAGCCACAAAAAGTAAATCTCAGAATGTGAGGAAGGAGGGTTCATTGGCACTTCGATCGTTCAACTCGTTAAAGTTGGCCATTTATAGCTTATGCCGTGCTTTTAAGCAGCCAATTATTCTTAG ACCAATGGCTTGGTTTTTTCTAGCACATGTTTCCATTCCAAACTTGTCAACGCCGATGTTTTATTACCAGACAGAGTCCTTGAAATTGGAAGCATCCTTTTTAGGGACAGCACGGGTTGTTGGCTGGGTAGGCCTTATGTTGGGAACTTTTACTTATAATCGTTACCTGAAGAACATGAAGTTGCGCAGAATTCTCAC GTGCGCTCATATTGGTTTGTTTATTTTGAGTTTCCTTGATATTGTTTTGGTGTCTCGATTGAATCTAGCATATGGCATATCGGATAAGATCATGGTTCTCTGTGGGACAGCTCTTACCGATGCTGTCAATCAACTCAA GTTTATGCCATTCTTGATTTTATCTGGACAGCTATGCCCTCCAGGAATTGAAGGAACCCTATTTGCACTTTTTATGTCAATAAACAATTTTGGATCTACAGTTGGATCATTTGTAGGTGCTGGGTTGGCTTCGGTTTTAAATATCTCATCAGGCTCTTTCGACAACCTTCTTCTGGGCGTGACTATTCAAACGCTCTGCACTTTGATCCCAATTGCCTTCCTATTTTTGATACCAAAGGAAGCTACAGGTATATCAGCATAG